One genomic region from Bradyrhizobium icense encodes:
- a CDS encoding phosphoribulokinase: MSRAHPIISITGSSGAGTTSVKKTFEQIFRREKVVAAYIEGDAFHRYNRFEMRSKMLEEAERGNKHFSHFSPETNLFEELERVFRDYGESGTGTTRHYVHDDEEAKLYGAKPGTFTEWTQLPEGSDLLFYEGLHGAVVTDKVNVAQHADLKIGVVPVINLEWIQKLHRDRRDRGYTAEAVTDTILRRMPDYVNYICPQFAETDINFQRVPTVDTSNPFIARWIPTPDESMVVIRLKNPRGIDFPYLLSMIPHSFMSRANSIVIHGAKLDLAMQLILTPLILQLMERKRRTI; this comes from the coding sequence ATGTCGCGGGCTCATCCCATCATATCGATTACGGGTTCGTCGGGCGCCGGCACCACGTCGGTGAAGAAGACGTTCGAGCAGATCTTCCGCCGCGAAAAGGTGGTTGCGGCCTACATCGAGGGCGATGCCTTCCATCGTTACAATCGTTTCGAGATGCGCAGCAAAATGCTGGAGGAGGCCGAGCGCGGCAACAAGCATTTCAGCCATTTCAGTCCGGAAACAAATTTGTTCGAGGAACTCGAAAGGGTGTTTCGCGACTACGGTGAATCCGGCACCGGAACGACGCGCCATTACGTCCACGACGACGAAGAGGCGAAGCTCTACGGCGCCAAACCGGGCACATTCACCGAATGGACCCAATTGCCGGAAGGGTCCGACCTGCTGTTTTACGAGGGGTTGCACGGCGCGGTCGTGACCGACAAGGTCAACGTGGCGCAGCATGCCGATCTCAAGATCGGCGTCGTGCCGGTGATCAACCTGGAATGGATCCAGAAGCTGCATCGCGATCGTCGCGACCGCGGCTATACCGCTGAGGCGGTGACCGACACCATCCTGCGGCGCATGCCTGATTACGTGAACTACATCTGTCCGCAGTTCGCCGAGACCGATATCAATTTTCAGCGCGTGCCGACCGTCGATACGTCGAACCCGTTCATCGCGCGGTGGATTCCGACGCCGGATGAATCGATGGTGGTGATCCGTCTCAAGAATCCGCGCGGGATCGATTTTCCCTATCTGCTGTCGATGATTCCGCACAGCTTCATGTCGCGCGCCAATTCGATCGTGATCCACGGGGCCAAGCTCGACCTGGCGATGCAACTCATCCTCACTCCACTGATCCTGCAACTGATGGAACGCAAGAGGCGCACGATATGA
- the fba gene encoding class II fructose-bisphosphate aldolase (catalyzes the reversible aldol condensation of dihydroxyacetonephosphate and glyceraldehyde 3-phosphate in the Calvin cycle, glycolysis, and/or gluconeogenesis), which yields MALITLRQLLDHAAERGYGVPAFNINNMEQGLAIMEAAAAVDAPVIIQASRGARSYANDIMLAKMIDALEEMYPQIPLCLHQDHGNEESTCATALQHGFTSVMMDGSLMADAKTPASYQYNVDITRRVVDMAHWIGASVEGELGVLGSLEHGGGEQEDGHGVEGEISHDQLLTDPDQAVDFVRSTKVDALAIAMGTSHGAYKFSRKPDGDILAMRVVEEIHHRLPNTHLVMHGSSSVPQPLQDAFNQFGGEMPQTWGVPVEEIVRGIKHGVRKINIDTDCRLAMTAAFRKVATQSRSEFDPRKFLKPAMDGLRDLCRERFEQFGTAGHASQIKVVPLAEMARRYRSSALDPQIGGIADAAE from the coding sequence ATGGCGCTGATAACGCTGAGGCAATTGCTGGATCATGCCGCCGAGCGCGGCTACGGCGTGCCGGCATTCAACATCAACAATATGGAGCAGGGCCTTGCCATCATGGAGGCCGCGGCTGCCGTCGATGCGCCCGTCATCATCCAGGCCTCGCGCGGTGCGCGCTCCTATGCCAACGACATCATGCTGGCGAAGATGATCGATGCGCTGGAAGAGATGTATCCGCAGATCCCGCTCTGCCTGCACCAGGATCACGGCAACGAAGAGTCGACTTGTGCCACCGCGCTGCAGCACGGCTTCACGTCGGTGATGATGGACGGCTCGCTGATGGCCGATGCCAAGACTCCGGCGAGCTACCAATACAACGTCGACATCACCCGCCGCGTCGTCGACATGGCGCACTGGATCGGCGCCTCGGTCGAAGGCGAACTGGGCGTGCTCGGCTCGCTGGAGCATGGTGGCGGCGAGCAGGAAGACGGCCATGGCGTCGAAGGCGAGATCAGCCACGACCAGTTGCTGACCGATCCGGATCAGGCGGTCGATTTCGTTCGCTCCACCAAGGTCGATGCGCTGGCGATCGCGATGGGGACTTCGCATGGCGCCTATAAATTCTCGCGCAAGCCGGACGGCGACATTCTTGCCATGCGGGTGGTCGAGGAAATCCATCACCGGCTGCCCAATACGCATCTGGTGATGCACGGCTCTTCCTCGGTGCCGCAGCCGCTGCAGGACGCATTCAACCAGTTCGGCGGCGAGATGCCGCAGACCTGGGGCGTGCCGGTCGAGGAAATCGTCCGCGGCATCAAGCACGGTGTCCGAAAGATCAATATCGATACCGACTGCCGGCTGGCGATGACCGCGGCGTTCCGCAAGGTCGCAACGCAGAGCAGGAGCGAGTTCGACCCGCGCAAATTTCTGAAACCGGCGATGGATGGCCTGCGCGATCTTTGCCGCGAGCGCTTCGAGCAATTCGGCACGGCGGGACATGCGTCGCAGATCAAGGTCGTTCCACTGGCCGAGATGGCAAGACGCTACCGTTCGAGCGCACTCGATCCACAAATCGGAGGAATAGCCGATGCCGCAGAATGA
- a CDS encoding form I ribulose bisphosphate carboxylase large subunit produces MNMHSMTVRGKDRYKSGVLEYKKMGYWEPDYEPKDTDIIALFRVTPQDGVDPIEASAAVAGESSTATWTVVWTDRLTAAEKYRAKCFRVDPVPNSPGQYFAYIAYDLDLFENGSIANLSASIIGNVFGFKPLKALRLEDMRLPVAYVKTFQGPATGIVVERERMDKFGRPLLGATVKPKLGLSGRNYGRVVYEALKGGLDFTKDDENINSQPFMHWRERFLYCMEAVNKAQAATGEIKGTYLNVTAGTMEDMYERAEFAKELGSIVIMIDLVIGYTAIQSMAKWARRNDMILHLHRAGHSTYTRQRSHGVSFRVIAKWMRLAGVDHIHAGTVVGKLEGDPATTRGYYDICREDHNPMRLEHGVFFDQHWASLNKLMPVASGGIHAGQMHQLLDHLGEDVILQFGGGTIGHPMGIQAGATANRVALEAMILARNEGRDYLHEGPEILAKAAETCTPLKSALEVWKNVTFNYESTDMPDYVPTPSVAT; encoded by the coding sequence ATGAACATGCACTCGATGACCGTCCGCGGCAAGGATCGCTATAAATCCGGCGTCCTCGAATACAAGAAGATGGGTTATTGGGAGCCCGACTACGAGCCCAAGGACACCGACATCATCGCGCTGTTCCGCGTCACGCCGCAGGACGGGGTCGATCCGATCGAGGCGTCGGCCGCGGTCGCCGGCGAATCCTCGACCGCGACCTGGACCGTGGTGTGGACCGACCGTCTGACGGCGGCTGAGAAATACCGCGCCAAATGTTTTCGCGTCGATCCCGTGCCGAACTCGCCGGGGCAGTATTTTGCATACATCGCCTACGATCTCGACCTGTTCGAGAACGGGTCGATTGCCAATCTGTCGGCCTCGATCATCGGCAACGTGTTCGGTTTCAAGCCGCTGAAGGCATTGCGGCTCGAGGACATGCGGCTGCCGGTGGCCTATGTGAAGACGTTCCAGGGGCCTGCGACCGGCATCGTGGTCGAGCGCGAGCGCATGGACAAGTTTGGCCGACCGCTACTCGGTGCCACGGTGAAGCCGAAGCTCGGCCTATCCGGGCGCAACTACGGGCGCGTGGTCTACGAGGCGCTGAAGGGCGGTCTCGACTTCACCAAGGACGACGAGAACATCAACTCGCAGCCGTTCATGCATTGGCGCGAGCGGTTTCTCTATTGCATGGAGGCAGTCAACAAGGCGCAGGCGGCGACCGGCGAGATCAAGGGCACCTATCTCAACGTCACCGCCGGCACCATGGAAGACATGTACGAGCGCGCCGAGTTCGCCAAAGAGCTCGGCTCGATCGTCATCATGATCGATCTCGTGATCGGCTACACCGCGATCCAGTCGATGGCCAAATGGGCCCGCCGCAACGACATGATCCTGCATCTGCATCGTGCCGGGCATTCCACCTACACGCGGCAGCGCAGTCACGGCGTCTCGTTCCGGGTGATCGCAAAATGGATGCGGCTTGCCGGCGTCGATCACATCCATGCCGGCACCGTGGTCGGCAAGCTCGAAGGCGATCCGGCGACCACGCGCGGCTATTACGACATCTGCCGCGAGGACCATAACCCGATGCGGCTGGAGCACGGCGTGTTCTTCGACCAGCATTGGGCCAGCCTCAACAAGCTGATGCCGGTCGCGTCCGGCGGCATTCACGCCGGGCAGATGCACCAATTGCTCGATCATCTCGGCGAAGACGTGATCCTGCAGTTTGGCGGCGGCACCATCGGGCATCCGATGGGCATTCAGGCCGGCGCGACCGCCAACCGCGTAGCGCTGGAAGCGATGATTCTCGCGCGCAATGAAGGCCGCGACTATCTGCACGAGGGGCCCGAGATTCTCGCCAAGGCTGCAGAGACCTGCACGCCGCTGAAATCGGCGCTGGAGGTCTGGAAGAACGTCACCTTCAACTACGAATCGACCGATATGCCGGACTACGTCCCCACGCCTTCGGTCGCGACGTAA
- a CDS encoding class 1 fructose-bisphosphatase, whose protein sequence is MDERVTLRSHLDKSIAQIPHGAAVGAVIEAIAAAAIELAALIADGPLADITGQDGGINTDGDRQKDIDIVADEMMRRALRGAPVAAILSEEAALPETFRPDAHLCVAIDPLDGSANLENNISMGTIFSIRPRGNDILSTFFEPGTAQCAAGFFVYGPQTTFVLALNARVDIFILDRRAGEFLLIRQAVQVARDTPEFAINASNRRHWHGPVRAYIDECLAGTSGGGEADFNMRWIGSLVAESLRILARGGVFLYPADARPSYREGRIRLLYEAHPMALVMEWAGGAASTGRRRILELGARTPHQRVPLIMGSLRGVRDIATIHERIEPMFDNSDAPLFARRGLFR, encoded by the coding sequence ATGGACGAACGCGTGACGCTGCGTTCACATCTCGATAAGTCTATTGCGCAGATCCCGCATGGCGCGGCGGTCGGTGCGGTGATCGAGGCCATTGCCGCCGCTGCAATCGAACTCGCGGCACTGATTGCAGATGGGCCGCTCGCCGATATCACCGGGCAGGATGGCGGCATCAATACCGACGGCGACCGGCAGAAAGACATCGATATCGTGGCCGACGAAATGATGCGGCGTGCGCTGCGCGGCGCGCCGGTGGCGGCGATCCTTTCCGAGGAGGCGGCGCTGCCGGAAACCTTCCGGCCCGATGCGCACCTGTGCGTTGCGATCGATCCGCTCGACGGATCGGCCAATCTCGAAAACAACATCTCGATGGGCACCATCTTTTCGATCCGCCCAAGAGGCAACGACATCCTTTCGACCTTCTTTGAGCCCGGCACGGCACAGTGCGCGGCAGGATTTTTCGTCTACGGTCCGCAAACTACTTTCGTCCTCGCGCTCAACGCGCGTGTCGATATCTTCATTCTCGACAGGCGCGCGGGAGAATTTCTGCTGATCCGGCAGGCCGTGCAGGTCGCACGCGATACGCCGGAGTTTGCCATCAACGCTTCCAATCGGCGGCACTGGCATGGTCCCGTTCGCGCCTACATCGATGAATGTCTCGCCGGCACCAGCGGTGGCGGTGAGGCGGACTTCAACATGCGCTGGATCGGTTCGCTGGTTGCGGAATCGCTTCGCATTCTGGCGCGCGGCGGCGTGTTTCTCTATCCGGCCGATGCCCGCCCCAGCTATCGCGAAGGCAGGATTCGCCTGCTGTACGAAGCCCATCCGATGGCGCTGGTAATGGAATGGGCGGGCGGCGCGGCATCGACCGGGCGGCGGCGAATTCTGGAACTGGGGGCGAGAACACCGCATCAGCGGGTGCCGCTGATCATGGGTTCGTTGCGTGGCGTGCGCGACATCGCCACCATTCACGAGAGGATCGAGCCGATGTTCGACAATAGCGATGCGCCGCTGTTCGCGCGGCGCGGCCTGTTCCGCTGA
- a CDS encoding ribulose bisphosphate carboxylase small subunit: MRITQGCFSFLPDLTDEQISRQVQYCLENGWAVNIEFTDDPHPRNNLWEMWGLPMFDLRDAAGVMMELNQCRKVYGNSYIRLSAFDSSHGWESVRLSFIVNRPKKEPGFRLERHEVAGRNIRYTTRSYAADRPEGRRYG; encoded by the coding sequence ATGCGCATTACCCAAGGCTGCTTCTCGTTTCTGCCCGATCTCACCGACGAGCAGATCTCCCGTCAGGTCCAGTATTGCCTGGAGAATGGATGGGCGGTGAACATCGAATTCACCGACGATCCGCATCCCCGCAACAATCTCTGGGAGATGTGGGGATTGCCGATGTTCGATCTCCGCGACGCCGCCGGTGTGATGATGGAGCTGAACCAATGCCGTAAGGTGTATGGTAACAGCTACATCCGCCTGTCGGCGTTCGATTCCAGTCACGGCTGGGAATCGGTGCGGCTGTCCTTCATCGTCAACCGACCGAAGAAGGAACCCGGCTTCCGCCTCGAGCGGCATGAAGTTGCTGGCCGCAACATCCGCTACACGACCAGGTCCTACGCCGCTGACCGCCCGGAGGGCCGGCGTTACGGTTAG
- the tkt gene encoding transketolase — protein sequence MNAPALSRMASRPDLAHAEMANAIRFLAIDAVEKAKSGHPGMPMGMADVATVLFSRFLKFDPTDPAWPDRDRFVLSAGHGSMLLYALLHLTGYEGMTLDELRAFRQWGSKTPGHPEYGHTAGVETTTGPLGQGIATALGMALAERLMNARFGDDFVDHYTYVIAGDGCLMEGISHEAISLAGHLRLNRLIVLFDDNEISIDGATSLSCSDDQLARFRAAGWSASRVDGHDPEAIAAAIERARNSDRPSLIACRTIIGFGAPNRQGTDKVHGAPLGGEETAKTREALNWPYAPFEIPEAVLALWRQAGRRGHAARRCWIERTRRLSADSRSPFHDALNRNLPCSYAEAMTKLRDDFATERPNIATRQASQRVIDAIAEALPNLLGGSADLTHSNLTRARTQQPVQPGSFEGSYIHYGVREHAMAAAMNGMALHGGFIPYGGTFLSFADYSRPAIRLAALMNIRVIHVMTHDSIGLGEDGPTHQPVEHLASLRAIPNLLVFRPGDAIETAEAWDCALRAQASPSVLCQSRQALPAFHEGGGDNLVARGAYVVVEPEGGRDVTLIATGSEVSIAIEAAKTLAKDSVRAAVVSAPCFELFRQQSREYRSEVLGDVPRIGIEAAVEGDWARWLGDGGEFVGMTGFGASAPAETLYREFGITANAVAIAAMRCIARSRMTATWA from the coding sequence ATGAACGCTCCCGCTCTATCCCGCATGGCCAGCCGTCCGGATCTGGCGCACGCAGAGATGGCCAACGCGATCCGTTTCCTGGCAATCGACGCCGTCGAGAAGGCCAAGTCCGGTCATCCGGGCATGCCGATGGGCATGGCCGACGTCGCGACCGTTCTGTTTTCGCGCTTCCTCAAATTCGATCCGACGGACCCGGCGTGGCCGGATCGCGACCGCTTCGTGCTGTCGGCCGGCCATGGCTCGATGCTGCTGTATGCGCTTCTGCACCTGACCGGGTACGAAGGCATGACGCTGGACGAACTCAGGGCATTCCGGCAATGGGGGTCGAAGACGCCGGGACACCCCGAATATGGCCATACGGCGGGCGTCGAGACGACCACCGGACCTCTCGGGCAAGGCATCGCGACCGCCCTCGGCATGGCGCTGGCTGAGCGGCTGATGAACGCGCGCTTCGGCGACGATTTCGTCGATCATTATACCTATGTGATCGCCGGCGACGGTTGCCTGATGGAGGGGATCAGCCACGAGGCGATCTCGCTGGCCGGGCATCTCAGGCTCAATCGCCTGATCGTGCTGTTCGACGACAACGAAATCTCGATCGACGGCGCCACCTCACTGTCATGCTCGGATGATCAGCTCGCACGGTTCAGGGCCGCGGGGTGGTCGGCCAGCCGAGTAGACGGCCACGATCCCGAAGCGATCGCGGCCGCGATCGAGCGGGCGCGCAACAGCGACCGGCCGTCGCTGATTGCCTGCCGTACGATCATCGGCTTCGGCGCCCCTAACCGTCAGGGAACGGACAAAGTCCATGGCGCGCCGCTGGGTGGCGAAGAAACCGCCAAAACGCGCGAGGCGCTGAACTGGCCGTACGCGCCGTTCGAGATCCCGGAGGCCGTCCTCGCGCTGTGGCGTCAGGCAGGCCGCCGCGGGCATGCCGCCCGCCGTTGCTGGATCGAACGGACCAGGCGTCTGAGCGCTGATTCCCGTTCGCCATTTCACGATGCGCTGAATCGCAACCTGCCGTGCAGCTATGCGGAAGCGATGACAAAGCTGCGTGATGACTTCGCGACCGAGCGGCCGAATATTGCCACCCGGCAGGCGTCGCAGCGCGTGATTGATGCAATCGCCGAGGCGCTGCCCAATCTGCTCGGTGGCTCGGCGGACCTCACCCATTCCAACCTGACGCGGGCCAGGACCCAGCAGCCGGTACAGCCCGGCTCGTTTGAAGGCAGCTATATTCACTATGGGGTCCGCGAGCACGCCATGGCGGCGGCAATGAACGGCATGGCGCTGCATGGCGGCTTCATCCCCTATGGCGGTACGTTCCTCAGCTTCGCCGATTACAGCCGTCCGGCGATCCGGCTGGCGGCGCTCATGAACATTCGTGTCATCCATGTGATGACGCACGACTCCATCGGACTGGGCGAGGATGGTCCCACCCATCAGCCGGTCGAACATTTGGCATCGCTTCGAGCGATCCCCAATCTGCTGGTTTTCCGACCGGGCGATGCCATCGAGACCGCCGAGGCCTGGGACTGCGCGCTGCGGGCGCAGGCCAGTCCATCGGTGCTGTGTCAGTCGCGGCAAGCGCTGCCTGCCTTCCATGAAGGCGGTGGTGACAATCTGGTCGCGCGCGGCGCCTATGTCGTCGTCGAGCCGGAGGGCGGACGCGATGTCACGCTGATCGCGACCGGATCGGAGGTCTCGATCGCCATCGAGGCTGCGAAAACGCTCGCAAAGGATAGTGTCCGCGCGGCCGTCGTCTCGGCTCCATGCTTCGAGCTGTTTCGCCAGCAATCGCGCGAATACCGGTCGGAGGTTCTTGGAGACGTCCCGCGGATCGGCATCGAAGCCGCGGTCGAGGGCGACTGGGCGCGCTGGCTCGGCGACGGCGGCGAATTTGTCGGTATGACCGGCTTTGGCGCATCTGCGCCGGCGGAAACGCTCTATCGCGAATTCGGCATCACCGCGAACGCCGTTGCAATAGCGGCGATGCGCTGCATCGCGCGCTCCAGAATGACGGCAACCTGGGCATGA